A genomic region of Micromonospora sp. NBC_01796 contains the following coding sequences:
- a CDS encoding MarR family transcriptional regulator translates to MSEDDRLVTEWRQLASRYAAASCALERELHDRHGLGMSEFEVIDRLATAEAAKLRMQELAELVHLSQSALSRAVARLERDGLVCRALCEQDRRGVFVTLTDTGRQRQEEARPTQRAVLEASLGAAAVPSAG, encoded by the coding sequence GTGTCCGAAGACGACCGGCTAGTAACCGAATGGCGCCAGCTCGCCAGCAGGTACGCGGCGGCTTCGTGCGCGCTCGAACGCGAGCTGCACGATCGACACGGCCTCGGCATGAGCGAGTTCGAGGTGATCGACCGGCTCGCCACCGCCGAGGCGGCCAAACTGCGCATGCAGGAGCTGGCCGAACTGGTACACCTGAGTCAGAGCGCGTTGAGCCGGGCGGTCGCCCGGCTGGAGCGCGACGGGCTGGTCTGCCGGGCGCTCTGCGAGCAGGACCGGCGCGGAGTCTTCGTCACGCTCACCGACACCGGTCGGCAGCGTCAGGAAGAGGCCCGGCCCACGCAGCGGGCGGTGCTGGAAGCGAGCCTCGGCGCGGCGGCAGTGCCGTCAGCCGGGTGA
- the erpA gene encoding iron-sulfur cluster insertion protein ErpA, with protein MTTPVQTESTESTEAKAPSSIALTDIAAQKVKALIEQEGRDDLRLRVAVQPGGCSGLRYQLFFDERSLDGDVVNDFGGVEVVVDRMSVPYLTGATIDFADRIDAQGFTIDNPNAQNSCACGDSFH; from the coding sequence GTGACCACGCCAGTGCAGACCGAGTCGACTGAGTCGACCGAGGCAAAGGCCCCAAGCAGCATCGCCCTCACCGACATCGCGGCGCAGAAGGTCAAGGCCCTGATCGAGCAGGAAGGCCGCGACGACCTGCGGCTGCGGGTCGCCGTCCAGCCGGGTGGCTGCTCCGGCCTGCGTTACCAGCTCTTCTTCGACGAGCGCTCGCTCGACGGCGACGTCGTCAACGACTTCGGCGGTGTCGAGGTGGTTGTCGACCGGATGAGCGTTCCGTACCTCACCGGCGCGACGATCGACTTCGCCGACCGGATCGACGCCCAGGGCTTCACCATCGACAACCCGAACGCGCAGAACTCCTGCGCCTGCGGCGACTCGTTCCACTAG
- a CDS encoding AAA family ATPase, producing the protein MPVPVNGHLVAFAGLPGVGKSTLAARLGAALNAPVLPVDPIERVLAEHGIPAGHLSYLSVAALAEVQLGLGLPVIVDAVNPVASARGLWHDLAERAGVPLRVIEVCCADEAEHRRRVEERPAAPLVPTWEQTLLRRAEYEPYIGPRLIVDTSIPGDPLPAILTYLQPASLR; encoded by the coding sequence ATGCCCGTACCCGTGAACGGCCACCTGGTCGCGTTCGCCGGGCTGCCCGGGGTGGGCAAGAGCACCCTGGCGGCCCGGCTCGGGGCGGCACTGAATGCCCCGGTCCTGCCCGTCGACCCGATCGAGCGGGTGCTCGCCGAGCACGGCATCCCCGCCGGCCACCTCTCCTACCTCAGCGTCGCCGCCCTGGCCGAGGTCCAACTCGGCCTCGGGCTGCCGGTGATCGTCGACGCGGTCAACCCGGTGGCCTCGGCCCGTGGCCTCTGGCACGACCTGGCCGAGCGGGCCGGGGTCCCGCTGCGGGTGATCGAGGTCTGTTGCGCCGACGAGGCCGAACACCGCCGCCGGGTCGAAGAGCGCCCCGCCGCCCCCCTAGTCCCCACCTGGGAGCAGACCCTGCTCCGCCGCGCCGAGTACGAGCCCTACATAGGCCCCCGCCTGATAGTCGACACCTCCATCCCCGGCGACCCCCTCCCCGCCATCCTCACCTACCTCCAGCCCGCCTCCCTTCGTTGA
- a CDS encoding carbohydrate kinase family protein, with protein MKIAVTGSIATDHLMHFPGRFADQLLADQLDKVSLSFLVDDLVLRRGGVAANIAFGMAQLGLRPILLGAVGADFADYRSWLERHGVDCDSVHVSEVAHTARFVCTTDLDMCQIASFYAGAMSEARNIELAPVADRVGGLDLVLVSANDPAAMLRHSAECRERGYAFAADPSQQLARMDGSDVVGLIDGAEYLMTNEYEKSLLQSKAGLTDAQLLERVKVRVTTLGKDGVEIAGRDFATFRVPIAREIEATDPTGVGDGFRAGFLAALSWGLGLERAAQVGSLIATHVLETVGPQEYEVRSDLFIKRMAESYGGEAAEDIRPYLNA; from the coding sequence ATGAAGATCGCCGTTACTGGCTCGATCGCCACCGATCACCTGATGCACTTCCCGGGCAGGTTCGCCGACCAGCTCCTCGCCGACCAGCTCGACAAGGTGTCACTCTCCTTCCTCGTCGACGACCTCGTGCTGCGCAGGGGTGGGGTGGCGGCCAACATCGCCTTCGGCATGGCCCAGCTCGGACTCCGGCCGATCCTGCTCGGCGCGGTCGGTGCCGACTTCGCCGACTACCGGTCCTGGTTGGAGCGGCACGGCGTCGACTGCGACTCGGTCCACGTCAGCGAGGTCGCGCACACCGCGCGCTTCGTCTGCACCACCGACCTCGACATGTGCCAGATCGCCTCCTTCTACGCCGGGGCGATGAGCGAGGCCCGCAACATCGAGCTGGCCCCGGTCGCCGACCGGGTCGGCGGCCTCGACCTCGTCCTGGTCAGCGCGAACGACCCGGCCGCGATGCTCCGCCACTCCGCCGAGTGCCGGGAACGCGGCTACGCCTTCGCCGCCGACCCGTCCCAGCAACTCGCCCGGATGGACGGCAGCGACGTGGTCGGCCTGATCGACGGCGCCGAATACCTCATGACCAACGAGTACGAGAAGTCCCTGCTGCAGAGCAAGGCCGGGCTGACCGACGCCCAGCTCCTGGAGCGGGTCAAGGTACGGGTCACCACCCTGGGCAAGGACGGGGTCGAGATCGCCGGCCGCGACTTCGCGACGTTCCGGGTACCGATCGCCCGCGAGATCGAGGCGACCGACCCGACCGGTGTCGGCGACGGCTTCCGGGCCGGCTTCCTCGCCGCCCTCTCCTGGGGACTGGGTCTGGAACGGGCCGCCCAGGTCGGCTCGCTGATCGCCACCCACGTGCTGGAAACCGTCGGCCCGCAGGAGTACGAGGTCCGCAGCGACCTGTTCATCAAGCGGATGGCCGAGTCGTACGGGGGCGAGGCGGCCGAGGACATCCGGCCGTACCTGAACGCCTGA